aggtcgtcgacttcgtcgcctcctacttcaagcgggagcctgcagacccttgagctgggcattgtacCTTTGCATTGTTTTTTGAGTTATGTAACAAAACATTGTACCGTAATGGTTGAAATTTTAAATAGaggaaaacttcaacttagctgcttGTCAATTGCTCtggttgcggtatgcagcaccccggcgccctggccccctagcagataggttcagttgctaGGACCTATCTACCATTCGAGCcgcagaagacactccggacccccgGATCCGGTGGAACAAGCGTCCTtaggcataggtgtagcatagttTGCAAGCCGAGCAGGCATCTTATTCATTTCCCTCTGAAGCagaaagaactacagagaggagaATCAAACTCGCTTGtttggtagtaatgatactgcgacTTAGCTGCTTGACGCATGCAGGATCGATCcttggtgtctggctcaaagcaaacaccccggaccccctgggagatagactcagttgttttgagtctgtctaccaccaagagtggacctcgatctgcatgaaaccttttaaagcggatgccgggatcccctggtaggtaggctcaatggtttgaggctggctaccaccagtcaaggctcaacctgtgtaccacttcaaagttacagcttagtagcaggcccgcgggacctattctggacAGGCCCCCAGGCTAGTACGTGGTCCGGAGCTctagatgcacaggtccaggcAATTCAGTGCTTGTTaaagagtggtggagtgtgtaggcttagggtgcggaaccagacTAAGGTGCTACACTGGACTCCGggccactccaggaaacaacacgacttttccggacctggctccaatgctccagacccttcctagcagtgggtgaggtcactctGTCGCAcccgatcctttgagatatggagctggacctgccgtgtaggacttaggaagccaacccttgagcttagaacgaggtccgggctcctaattacccagctccagGTACTAGGACACTTGTTACAGggcggtggagtgtgtaggctttgggtacagaactggctaagcggctacacaggactccggaccaccccaggaaataagcaccccctctccagagcaggtccctaagGGCCCGGACCCCtttccagcagcaagagggtcctgatcggtacggcagtccagcaactcaatacagatcttagttgtagcgacaATAGTGGcagtccgcgcgggggttaggAAAGTGAAATCTTGAGAATTGAAATGCGAAATtagattttgacacaaagacagaactgagagaaaatctttcctttgcattttgatatacatggcttgcgcaaTGGATGCCaaaggccgggtttacgagggcggacctctaccgctctgggccgcgtgTTAATGCTAGTCgttggtgcgatggatgccagaggttgGGTTTACGGGGGCGGACCCcagccgctctgggccgcacgctgactctatcttattacaaaggaaaaattcatttccctgctctgcctaagtgtaaaacttacacAAAtactctatgttccatgggttggggagcggtactccatcttctgtggcaaggcgaacgcatccgggccggcaaacttctgtaaccttgaagggcccctcccagctgggggagaatttgtggagccctgctcggttcaggatcggTCTCAAAAcaaggtcgccagcccggagctccctactgtgcacgaaccgttgatgatagtgcctgagcgcctggttgtagcatgcatttcggattgctgctcgccaccttcgttcgtccacgaagtccacatcgtcgcgccgcagttgttcctgcatggactcGTTAAAAGCCTGGACctgtggtgagcccaggtgaatttctgtgggaaggcatgcttcagccccgtagaccaggaagaaaggagtctccccggtggcttgGTTGGGTGtagtccggttgccccatagtacgcacggaagctcatcaacccatttggcaccatgcttcttcaagcagttgtaggtgtggGTCTTGAggcccctgaggatctctgcgttcgctctctcaacttgtccattgctgcggggatgtgccacagacgcaaagcatagctagATGCCGaggtcctcgcagtactcttggaagagtctgcttttgaattgggtcccgttgttcGCGATGATGCAGTttgggatgccaaatctgcacacaatggacttgaggaatgcgactgctgactttttagtgatattcaccacaggggtaacctccggccactttgtgaacttgtcgagggCAACGTAGAGGAACCGTTACCCGCCGACGGCCTGGGGGAATGgacccaggatatccacgccccttacggcgaacggccatgagggcgggatcatttgcagagcttgagccggtgtgtgtatttgctttgcttggaactggcatgctttgcaggactttaccagctcagccgcatcctggagtgctgtcggccagtagaagccatgttgaaaggccttgccaacaagcgtgcgagatgatgaatgacttccgcactcgcttccatggatctccgcgagcaacttgcggccctctccctgggaaatgcaccgcatgaggataccattggtgcCACggtggtagagatccccttctaccaccacgtagcgtttagccaatcggactatgcgctcagcggacacatcgtcatcagggaggatgttgtcTTTCAGGGagccccggatctcggagatccatgaaTCGGGGcttccctgagcaggtgggggTGACTCcacgaggtctccaggatcctcgacagagctcacaacccagagcgggcaccacaggtggtatgccgccgggaccgctagcttcgaggtgctagcttgatccccttcacccagctctGTAGGCtaggcggtaggtctcagcaactgTCTTTcaaagacgccctcgggcacggatgcccaggtagatgctctcgcggagagatcatctgctgctgagttgagttcgcggggaacatgttgcagttccaaggcgtcgaagtccttctcgagcttcctaacgtggatgaggtatgccgcgagctggggattgttgcagccgCAATCCCCtcagacctgcttgatgattagctgaaagtcccccttcaccagaagctgccggaccccgagagacagggcttgtgtcaggccaaagatctcggagatccattaATCAGgccttcgtactccgccatgttgttggtggccttgaactcaaggtgcaccatgtacttcagctgatctctgtttgggtcgatgaagaccacaccagctccagtcCACTTCTCgcggacggacccgtcgaagaagagtgtccagtggggctcggtgaagactggtgtcctgatttccggctccgggggtccggcgttgaagtccggacccccagaattgcttggggaaggagtccactccgctataaaatcagccaggatctggctcttgactgcatggcgaggtTGGAAGTCCAACTGGAACTCAGCCaattctgctgcccacttggcgatattgcccgtggcgttggagttgtgcaggatcgctcttaacgggtaagaggtcactacaacaactcggtgtgcctgaaagtagtggcgcagtttcctggatgcaataagtatcgcatagataaccttatgcgtctcaagatacctggccttctcctcatggaggacttcgctgacgtagtagactggcttttggatggtccgGGCCCTGGTggccgggtccggctcgcccttatctaccatgtcaggtccttgggctcccagcggttctgggttcccactgggacgaggctcctccggacccccttgtccggggtccagaccttcagacagaggtgaggctgacgggcccccgtgtctggggtccggctcaccatccttggccggggagaccctggtgttcccctggcgagcttgctccgtcctttcggcgaccagcaccatgctgaccgcctctgcggacgcagcaagatacagaaacaatgtCTCACCgcgctctggagccaccaatactggcagtgaggtgagatgctgcttcaactcctggaaggcttgctcagcctctttggtccaagagaatggaccggacctcctcaatagcttgaagaaggggagggccctctcagccagcctcgatatgaagcggctaagggcggcgagagatccagtaagcttctggacgtccttgatgcggccaggaggcctcatcgcttcgatcgccttgatcttggctgggtttgcctcgatgcctcgatgtgagaccaggaaacccagcagctttcctgccgagacgccgaagatgcacttctcgggattcagcttcgtgcgcgtggcgcgcagtCGGTCGAAGATGAGGGATAGGTCTTCAACTAGTGTGGACCTTACCttggtcttgaccacaatgtcatcaacatacagctcaacaatatctctgactagattacagaaagttttgttcatatcTCGTACAAACATGGGTAAGGCATTTcgtagaccatatggcatgacaatatagcaataaagcccatctactgttaacAAAGTTCcagagcgggggattggtaccccagctccttctccctggccgcggccccgctgtcggaggccttctccttgccaggccgttgtcgaggagggggtgagccgtccttggaggactgctcacgctgCCCATTGACCCGCTtggcgagcttctggatctcgcggcagtcagtgGCGCTGTGGCGTGCGGTGGGATGCACCGGAcatgaacctccgctgccaCCCTGCGGGAGCGGACGCTTGCCATGCGCGTTCTGGCCCCCAGTCGCTGCAGCGGCggctggtgccgctgctgcaACGGCTGGGCCGCCGGgttgcggctccccgcgactccggttcttgttcgtcttcttcttgccaccgccttgGGCGGTAGCACCAgagccaccagctttggtgtctccgtcttggggggctgagtgccatacgcggccctcagcggccctggcacacttgtctgccagggagaaaagcgtggtaatgctttccacctcgtgcgtcgccagcttctcgagcatcttctcgtcacgtaccccctgtcggaaagcagtgataatagatacatcggagatacgaggaatggtaccccgtaccttggtgaagcgcgagataaATGCCCGGAGTGTCTCTctgggtttctgcctcacggcgtggaggtggcctccacaccatgctgctggtatgcactggcgaagttcgcagtgaacctcgcacagagctcctcccaggactggatcgtcccaggagtaaggttcatgagccaggtccgggctggcccagacaaggctacatgaaagtagctcgccatgacggcgtcgttACCACTAGCTGTTGtaatggcggtaacgtacacctgcaggaattccgacgggttagtggtaccgtcgtacttctccggtaggtgcgggcggaacttggatggccatgccaccgcgcggaggtgctccaccaacgcagcacagcccaccatAGCCACCAGGGCGCCCGTCTGTATCCgagcgttcaccggaggcttgggtgccaccacgtacaagtcggcgttgaggttgcggccctcaatgttgagacggcatTCGCGCGTCCTTTCCACGGAGATgggggcgtcctcacccgcacgcctgcggttgagctccgcccgtaggtcttctgttcgtgcacccctcactgtgGGGGAGTGCACAGATGCCGACGCTCCATCCTGGCGCTGGTGGTAAGgcaccaccgcattgccaggtgGTGGTCGTTGCCCAGtttttgcagaactgggggtggcctgagccagatggaggagatggtcaacgtcgtcccgctactgcctcagggcgtctggcgaggctgcagcagccggagggttgcgaagcaactccctagctgcggccagcgctccgccgctagcatcttgtgagggggcccttgacgggcgccctgactcctgccgacgagcagcgcgccgccgccgacggtggctgctccacaggcacggttgcccctggagcaggaacgcgagaggcatgtggcgtggaggacgccacaccctctgtcatctccacgtcgtccacccgaaccatggagacgagcaagagatgaactgaaACCAGCTATAGTCCCCTACcaggcgcgccaaatgtcgtggtgtggcaaaccacagccgggtggcggaatgcacccgcctaagcccagagggtgagtactcgggggttagctagcgactagttcgatcttgctcaagaacacgatgaacacagcaggattagagtggttcgggccgccggagcgtaataccctacacccactgtgtgttgtattgtcaAGTCTGCGAGAGCATGTGTCCCCGTGTGAGTGTTCTAGTGTGTCCCCcttgtgcacagcgagcgcctcccttttatatctcaagggaggcgcatacatggccgttgggtccccgacagatgggcccatcGATGTAGTACAAAATATCGTACtgctcatacattatggcgtggcaggcgaaggagatctctgtcctggatttccttgcctgctcctggaatcccctGTTCAGCGTGTCCCggtgctgtcttgtcgggacggcgccaggcgtagcaaGCGGTGTCGCCTGCCACATAGCTGAATGgctgcgtagcttgcggcgtaggaggCATGATGAAATAgagccgtgccgtcgtatccaattaatgcggcagatggCTCTGCGTGGGTGCGGCGCAGGCAGcctcactgtgtacctcggtaaatcGTGGTCTACAGTGAGGTCTGACAAGGTTTGCCCTgcgagccgcggcggcagagcacgcctcaaccccccgcattgaatgcggtgggtgggcgagtcttccagctgAAGACTCGCGCCTGTGTCCACGgaacacgtggtggctccggacccccccggtAGTATGTTAagtctacgcgcgtgggaggtccggtcGGGCATGAGGAGGTTCCGGACCCCTATGAGAGGTCCGGGATCTCGGTGGcgggctcggagcttcccttcctcggggacacgtggagtctccggacccgtcccagaacGGGGAGCGGAttcggggccgttggcccggtgaggtaagagcctgtccTGTGGGCCCCGGTTGCTCCGCCCTTtaccgcgtagttacggatgactacgcggatcctgtcttgctgcagtagaagttgGTATCCCTACTACATGGTACcgacaaaattaaattaaattaaattagtatctGGTCtcactttttggtacttggtcccaTATTTTGGAAGTAATAGGTACTTCTTATCTTCACTACCGTAGGATTTTATCAGATGGACGGCTCCTATTTTTTCAATAATTGTAAACTTTCTCACGATCCaatcttttttagattaaataTTTGTGCTACTTCTTCAAAGTTGAATctgattttaaaaaataatcataaatatttaaattaaaaaagatTGAAGATGCTTCACTTTTAGATTAAAGGGTCGTCACCAATTTGCACTTCTTGCCCTCTCTGCCGCCTcctaaggccttgtttggttctagagacttaaaaaaagtccctgggactttttagtatttataagtattaaataaatgttaattataaaactaacttcagaaccttggggctaaactgcgagacgaatctaatgagatatattaatatatgattagcgaatggttactgtagcatcactgtagcaaattatgcattaattaggctcattagattcgtctcgcaaaaaagcactcagctgtcaaaaaacatttataaatagattttatttaatactataaaataataagattccttttgatgtaatagggacttctgaaaaaagtttggtTCCAAAACACCCCTAAGTCGCCATCCACCGTCTTGAAGTCCGGTGACCTTCGGAAATCGTTGAATTCAACCCTGAAAACCCAGCCCTCCCCTGACCTCGGCACCCGCTaataaacatgaaaaaaaaatgttgaccAGACGATATCACGGCAATGGAGGTCTCTCTCAGACTCTCACCAACCAATAACTTGGTCTGTCTCGCACGGTCGTCCCGCTGCACgtacgacgacggcgacggcgacccctGCAACGCCCACCTCGCCACGCCACTTGCCTCCtccatccatgatccatccaCCTGCTACCTATATAAGCCAACCCTAACCTCCGGCTTCTTCCCCACCAAACCAAGCATCGAGCTGAGCCTTCACACCGCATACATCAAttctcctccagctccagctgcaGCCTGATCCCACAGCTTCGCCGCTCACAAGCTTCTAGTAGATCGAGCTGCAAGCTAGCTCGCTAAGCACGCCATGGGCAGCTTGGACACTACCCCGGCCGCCTTCTCCGCCTTCGGCGACGACGCGGGATCATCGTTCCAGCCGCTCAACCCCGAGGCCAAGGTTTTCTTTACCGGTAACAAAAAGAAACCGGAGGTCACCGATAAACACGTTTATCGGATTTATCGGAAAATTCTCGGATTCCACGTTTTGTTTTCGGatgaaatttcaaaaaaataccTCATTTTGTACGGAGAATAATATAGATTATTTTCAAACAATCTAAAAGCGAAAAAAATATAACAATGCATAGAAATGAGAAATATGGCTATCACGAAGCAACAGATAGTCTGTTCAACATGGAGTTTCAAATATTGCACATGAAGATGCTCAATCCCAAATATTACAGTCTCCATCCATAGTTCCAATTTCAAGTACTAACAATTACTACATAGAATAGTCCATGGTCCTAAATATTAGAAGCACACGAAAAGACAAGCTCAAACCCAGGCAAATAGCAATTCATTTTGCATGAACCCTCGAATCTGACTTTCAAGCTTCAGTACAAGGTCTTGACAGAACGTTTCTTCATCCTTTTCGAGCTCGGACGGAGAGGGATTCCCTTATCCTTACCAGCTGATAAGAGAATACAAATTAATCAATAGTGGACCAAAATTTTCCATTGCAAGTTGATCAATAGTGGACCAAGATTTTCCATAGCAAGTTGTTCAAGTACTAGTACAAGGAACATTACCTCCTTCCTGAGTTGTCGAGCCTCCCTCTCCAAGTTCATTTGCATCACCGGAAGCATGAACAGCATCACCATCACCTTTAAAAAGATTAATATTTCAGCAAAGCTACAGTATATAATATGCAGAATCCCATCAAAAATTAAACTTACCATTGCCTTCACTGTCATCAGAACTACTCTCCCCAGACTCAGCATAAACAGGGCTACCTTGCTGATCCGATTCTGATTCATAATCAGAGAAAATATCTTCAAATTCTTCCTTCCTTTTCTTACCCCGTTTCCCACCAATCTTCTTTTTAAATGCAGCCACCTCTTCATCACTCATCCCTAACTCATCTATAACAAGTCTGCTAGGATTAGGGGATTTGGGCCTCTGGTCATCACGTTCATCTAGAGTCGGCGCGGACTCACTCCTAGAGGTGCACAACCAATCCATGATCGGGTTCCCTTCATCATACATAGTCACATCTATTAGGATGCTACAAGGATCAGAATCTCTTTCATGCTCCTTGTTGGTTTGCATTTCTTGAAGGTTTTGCATGTCAGTTACGAAATGTTGGATACGCAATTTCAAATTATAATGTACAAAAACCAACTTGTGAAGCTTATCGTAACTTAACCGGTTCCTCAATTTGGTGTGCACCAAGGCAAATGTGCTCCAATTTCGCTCACACCCACTAGAGGACATGCATTGTGAGACAATACGTCTTGCAACCTCTTGTAGTTCACTACAGTCTCCACCATATTGATCCCACCAATCAGCTAGGAAAATGATGGTAAATGAAATAAGAATTCAAACATAAGAAAGCAACAAAATAATGcacattaaaaaaattaaacatgcaATTACCTGCACTACACCGGCCATTAAGAGCCGATTTTCGAGCCTCCGCTCCTCCAAATAACCCTCCCTGTTTTGAGAAGAAAGTAAATTGATCGATTGCAGCAGAAGCCTTTGAAGATGAGCCTGCAAGCTTCTTGATGGCCAATGTGACAGCATGTCTGGACTTTGGTTTCCTTGCAAGCTTGGAAGTGTACAGTGCTTTAGGATCAAGTGCGGCAGctaacaaaaaataaaatgaaatcaGCAATCTTAATAATTAGTGATGCATGAAACAACAACATGAATTGAACAATTTATCAATTAAGCCCTCACCTGCAAGCATAAGTGTATCATTGACAAGATAATCAAGTCTTCCTTGGACTTTTTCCAACACCCTATTCAGTAGATTTTTTTGGATGGTATTATCACTTAAATTGCCACGTATTTCTGCCATAGATTCCCTCATTTTTGGAATGAATGCAGATATAGAATAGAACTTCTGTTGCTGATCAGCTAAACGAAGTACAGAATAGATTGGGGAGACAGCTTTTAACACCACTTCCATTTGACTCCACCATTTTTTGCTGGTCAAACAATCATATGTGAAATCATGGTCAGCCTTACCAGCCCACACACATTTCTCCCAGTCATCAGATACCATCCATTGCTTGAACTTATCTTGTCTATCCCAAAAACTCTGGAGAAAAATGAAAAC
The Panicum virgatum strain AP13 chromosome 6N, P.virgatum_v5, whole genome shotgun sequence genome window above contains:
- the LOC120677680 gene encoding uncharacterized protein LOC120677680, with amino-acid sequence MFFICRLHAMMREKIGRELIRWNATRFGTVFIFLQSFWDRQDKFKQWMVSDDWEKCVWAGKADHDFTYDCLTSKKWWSQMEVVLKAVSPIYSVLRLADQQQKFYSISAFIPKMRESMAEIRGNLSDNTIQKNLLNRVLEKVQGRLDYLVNDTLMLAAAALDPKALYTSKLARKPKSRHAVTLAIKKLAGSSSKASAAIDQFTFFSKQGGLFGGAEARKSALNGRCSAADWWDQYGGDCSELQEVARRIVSQCMSSSGCERNWSTFALVHTKLRNRLSYDKLHKLVFVHYNLKLRIQHFVTDMQNLQEMQTNKEHERDSDPCSILIDVTMYDEGNPIMDWLCTSRSESAPTLDERDDQRPKSPNPSRLVIDELGMSDEEVAAFKKKIGGKRGKKRKEEFEDIFSDYESESDQQGSPVYAESGESSSDDSEGNGDGDAVHASGDANELGEGGSTTQEGAGKDKGIPLRPSSKRMKKRSVKTLY